A DNA window from Streptomyces canus contains the following coding sequences:
- a CDS encoding helix-turn-helix domain-containing protein codes for MEAALVHKQHELDAQYDIIARAQREVLRIRRLADRQAQDASSHRLAHVLTDSDDIAALSNTIGTAAVREHLTLETFQYDLPLKASSAQPPTLASIARGVRHRSIYETSFLSDPVGAEIVERCAAAGEVIRLLPQLSMKLKITDGSQALLALTPTGSSVALHLTSPVAVKALRHYFELLWREARPLTGTPPPSDNARERQRREIVALMQQGFKDEAIARRLGLTPRTVRRRISEFMDELCAETRFAAGAEAQRRGWFDGAAE; via the coding sequence GTGGAAGCCGCTCTGGTCCACAAACAGCACGAGCTCGACGCCCAGTACGACATCATCGCCCGCGCCCAGCGGGAGGTGCTGCGGATCCGCCGGCTGGCCGACCGGCAGGCGCAGGACGCCTCCTCGCACAGGCTCGCGCACGTGCTCACCGACTCCGACGACATCGCCGCGTTGTCCAACACCATTGGTACGGCGGCCGTCCGCGAGCATCTGACGCTGGAGACCTTCCAGTACGACCTTCCCCTGAAGGCGAGTTCGGCGCAGCCTCCCACGCTCGCGTCGATCGCACGGGGCGTACGGCACCGGAGCATCTACGAGACGTCCTTTCTGAGCGATCCCGTGGGCGCCGAGATCGTCGAACGCTGTGCCGCTGCGGGCGAGGTGATACGACTCCTGCCGCAGCTGTCGATGAAGTTGAAGATCACGGACGGCTCGCAGGCGCTGTTGGCTCTCACGCCGACCGGTTCCAGCGTGGCGCTCCATCTCACATCGCCGGTCGCCGTAAAGGCGTTGCGCCACTATTTCGAACTCCTGTGGCGCGAGGCGCGTCCCCTGACCGGCACTCCGCCGCCCAGCGACAATGCCCGTGAGAGGCAGCGCCGCGAGATCGTCGCGCTGATGCAACAGGGGTTCAAGGACGAAGCCATCGCCCGGAGGTTGGGGCTGACGCCGCGCACCGTGCGCCGACGCATCAGCGAGTTCATGGACGAGCTCTGCGCCGAGACCCGTTTCGCCGCCGGCGCGGAGGCGCAGCGCCGTGGCTGGTTCGACGGCGCGGCCGAGTAG
- a CDS encoding trehalose-phosphatase, whose product MAVDFDDTLAPILGDPAAARPLPRVMAVLTAPAGRGLRVVVPTGRPAEHVVRTAMLRSGPDGPPTTVLGHHGLQRGDSATDRLSSPPPHPALEQGRARRPRLLAQSGVPARIEDKTHGLSLHTRCCENPPAALGLMEPPVRAPAGDLGLRAEVGRLVLELRPDGIDKGTVLAAVLAERPTRSVLYAGDDLADPPVVRLLSDRCARGGTGVLVHSAPMSEDEVVPELASSCALRVSGPDGVAALLAAAERALVGRRP is encoded by the coding sequence ATGGCCGTCGACTTCGACGACACCCTCGCTCCGATCCTCGGCGACCCCGCCGCCGCCCGCCCGCTGCCGCGGGTCATGGCGGTGCTCACCGCGCCGGCCGGGCGTGGGCTGCGCGTCGTGGTCCCGACCGGGCGCCCGGCCGAACACGTGGTGCGTACGGCCATGTTGCGCTCAGGCCCCGACGGGCCGCCGACCACGGTGCTCGGTCACCACGGGCTTCAGCGTGGGGACTCCGCCACGGACCGGCTGAGCTCGCCCCCGCCGCATCCCGCCCTGGAGCAGGGGCGGGCCCGCCGTCCCCGACTGCTGGCGCAGAGCGGCGTCCCCGCGCGGATCGAGGACAAGACGCATGGGCTGTCCCTGCACACGCGCTGCTGCGAGAACCCGCCCGCTGCCCTCGGGCTGATGGAACCGCCGGTGCGCGCGCCGGCCGGCGATCTCGGTCTGCGAGCCGAAGTGGGCCGCCTGGTCCTCGAGTTACGTCCGGACGGCATCGACAAGGGCACCGTCCTGGCCGCCGTCCTGGCCGAGCGGCCCACACGGTCCGTGCTGTACGCGGGGGACGACCTCGCCGACCCGCCGGTCGTCCGCCTGCTGTCCGACCGCTGCGCACGGGGCGGCACCGGCGTCCTTGTGCACAGCGCGCCCATGTCCGAGGACGAGGTGGTACCGGAGCTTGCGAGCAGCTGCGCCCTGCGGGTGTCCGGACCGGACGGAGTCGCGGCGCTCCTGGCCGCCGCCGAGAGAGCTCTCGTGGGCCGACGGCCATGA
- a CDS encoding ParB/RepB/Spo0J family partition protein: MTELAPRTQKGPIVPRSEPVAIAALVPADSPRSGEVDLAYARSLMEVRELPPILVCRRTMRVIDGMHRLTAATLAGRADIDVRYFDGDEKEAFVQAVQANLHRGRRLSQQERAAAARRIVAAYPQWSNRAIAQAAGLSTKTVAAIRRRSTGNEPQLNSRVGRDGRARPVDPSVGRERAAAHLREHPDASLRQIAEAAGISVGTARDVRARVERGEDPVGRRAAVRDERVLLTAVERNNRLRVPDPRPAVAPVKDPLAVLTRDPSLRFSEAGRQLLRLLDNRALLDAGGDALSAAVPLHNRAALTAAVYQHIDTWLAFLSMLERAG; encoded by the coding sequence ATGACAGAACTCGCCCCGCGCACGCAGAAGGGCCCCATCGTGCCGCGGTCGGAACCGGTGGCGATCGCGGCGCTGGTGCCCGCCGACTCTCCGCGGTCCGGGGAGGTGGATCTCGCCTACGCCAGGTCACTGATGGAGGTGCGGGAGCTGCCGCCGATCCTGGTGTGCCGACGCACGATGCGCGTCATCGACGGCATGCATCGGCTCACGGCGGCGACCCTGGCCGGTCGTGCCGACATCGACGTCCGCTACTTCGACGGGGACGAGAAAGAAGCGTTCGTCCAGGCCGTGCAGGCCAACCTTCATCGTGGCAGGCGGCTGAGTCAGCAGGAGCGAGCGGCGGCTGCCCGGCGCATCGTGGCCGCCTACCCGCAGTGGTCCAACCGTGCGATCGCGCAGGCCGCGGGCCTGTCCACGAAGACGGTGGCGGCCATCAGACGGCGTTCAACCGGGAACGAGCCCCAGTTGAACAGCAGGGTGGGACGCGACGGCCGGGCCCGTCCCGTGGATCCCTCCGTCGGCCGGGAACGTGCCGCTGCCCATCTGCGTGAGCACCCGGATGCCTCCCTGCGCCAGATCGCCGAGGCCGCCGGAATCTCCGTGGGGACCGCGCGGGATGTCCGAGCCCGCGTGGAGCGGGGTGAGGACCCTGTCGGGCGTCGAGCCGCCGTTCGCGACGAGCGCGTGCTGCTGACCGCCGTCGAGCGGAACAATCGCCTCCGGGTGCCGGACCCGCGCCCTGCCGTGGCCCCGGTCAAGGACCCACTCGCCGTACTGACCCGTGACCCGTCCCTCCGGTTCTCGGAAGCAGGACGGCAGTTGCTGCGCCTGCTGGACAACCGCGCCCTCCTGGATGCCGGGGGAGATGCCCTGTCGGCGGCCGTTCCGCTGCACAACCGGGCGGCCCTGACCGCCGCGGTGTACCAGCACATCGACACCTGGCTGGCGTTCCTCAGCATGCTCGAGCGAGCGGGCTGA
- a CDS encoding acyl-CoA dehydrogenase family protein, with amino-acid sequence MAQNQGNEERLALIDNKPVSAETADWLGRVDGIAPVIEKWREEGERQRFSPVPVIEALREAGFPRMLVSRDLGGSQVTLETGSQALQALSRVDPAVAWQMGVQAAIGRLSDYLPESAACELFRDQDALVVGSVNPTGVAEAVDGGYRLSGRWGFASGSAHAAWLVCAARIAVDGTPRHTEHGPEIRMLFVPKQAVRMLDNWRTLGLRGTGSEDYEVDDVFVADAYTVAQRDMFFAPPARPSRGYGISYYDFGLFGSSSTVLGAAQGALREFQRLAVAKKPMAGTTTLAASHTVQERFARAEAQVRASRLLLADAAWHAEQFGEVGGDSLSATVRLAAATVADQCCAAIDSLFTVAGTSSLYSSSMLERYFRDAHSAAKHITLSPTNVEMAGQYLLGGGLSMRR; translated from the coding sequence ATGGCTCAGAACCAAGGAAACGAAGAGCGCCTCGCGCTGATCGACAACAAGCCCGTGTCGGCGGAGACCGCGGACTGGCTCGGCCGCGTCGACGGGATCGCCCCCGTCATCGAGAAATGGCGCGAGGAAGGCGAGCGCCAGCGGTTCTCCCCGGTGCCGGTTATCGAGGCGCTACGGGAGGCCGGGTTCCCCCGGATGCTCGTGTCCCGTGACCTCGGCGGCTCCCAGGTGACGCTGGAGACCGGGTCCCAGGCGCTTCAGGCGCTGTCCCGTGTCGACCCGGCGGTCGCTTGGCAGATGGGAGTGCAGGCCGCCATCGGCCGACTGTCGGACTACCTGCCCGAGTCGGCTGCGTGTGAACTGTTCCGGGACCAGGACGCTTTGGTGGTCGGCTCGGTCAATCCGACCGGAGTGGCGGAGGCGGTCGACGGCGGCTACCGCCTCTCCGGGCGCTGGGGCTTCGCCAGCGGTTCGGCGCATGCCGCCTGGCTGGTGTGCGCGGCGCGGATCGCCGTCGACGGCACGCCACGGCACACGGAGCATGGCCCGGAGATCCGGATGCTGTTCGTTCCCAAGCAGGCCGTGCGGATGCTGGACAACTGGCGCACGTTGGGGCTGCGCGGCACGGGCAGCGAGGACTACGAAGTCGACGACGTGTTCGTCGCCGACGCGTACACGGTGGCCCAGCGGGACATGTTCTTCGCTCCGCCCGCCCGTCCCTCGCGCGGCTACGGAATCAGTTACTACGACTTCGGGCTGTTCGGGTCCTCGTCGACGGTGCTGGGTGCGGCCCAGGGCGCGCTGCGGGAGTTCCAGCGGCTGGCTGTGGCCAAGAAGCCGATGGCCGGCACGACCACCCTGGCCGCCAGCCACACTGTGCAGGAGCGCTTCGCCCGGGCAGAGGCCCAGGTCCGGGCGTCCCGGCTGCTGCTGGCGGACGCCGCCTGGCACGCCGAACAGTTCGGCGAGGTGGGCGGGGACTCGCTGAGCGCGACAGTGCGGCTGGCAGCGGCCACCGTGGCGGACCAGTGCTGTGCGGCCATCGACAGCCTGTTCACCGTCGCGGGCACCTCCTCGCTGTACTCGAGCAGCATGCTCGAACGCTACTTCCGAGACGCGCATTCGGCCGCGAAGCACATCACCCTGTCGCCGACGAACGTCGAGATGGCGGGCCAGTACCTCCTCGGCGGCGGCCTGAGCATGCGCCGCTGA